A window of Streptomyces sp. N50 contains these coding sequences:
- a CDS encoding TetR/AcrR family transcriptional regulator: MAPPDTRTQILDAAEHLFAERGYRGTSVRAITDLAGANLAAVGYHFGSKAELLAAVARRVIEPINAAQCAGLDRLLARTPDPEVAELVEAFAGPLFDEMPAGDEGGARTSRLIVTILSDPAEEVRRWTGPAEDAVRERYLAAFGRALPGLSLEELRFRMRGILAVTAVDRVEVYQQRSPACLSPVAGEAARRWAITFLTAAMSAPPTGT, from the coding sequence ATGGCGCCACCTGACACCCGCACCCAGATCCTCGACGCGGCCGAACACCTCTTCGCCGAGCGCGGTTACCGCGGCACCTCGGTCCGCGCGATCACCGACCTCGCCGGAGCGAACCTGGCCGCCGTCGGGTACCACTTCGGCTCGAAGGCGGAACTCCTGGCCGCGGTCGCCCGACGCGTGATCGAGCCCATCAACGCCGCGCAGTGCGCAGGGCTTGACCGACTGCTCGCCAGGACCCCGGACCCTGAGGTCGCCGAACTGGTGGAGGCATTCGCGGGGCCGCTGTTCGACGAGATGCCGGCCGGTGACGAGGGTGGTGCCCGGACGTCCCGGCTGATCGTGACGATCCTCAGCGACCCGGCCGAGGAGGTGCGCAGATGGACCGGTCCCGCTGAGGACGCGGTCCGTGAGCGCTACCTGGCGGCCTTCGGGCGCGCACTGCCCGGCCTTTCCCTGGAGGAGCTGCGGTTCCGGATGCGGGGGATCCTCGCCGTGACGGCAGTGGACCGCGTTGAGGTCTACCAGCAGCGCTCCCCGGCCTGCCTGTCCCCGGTAGCGGGCGAGGCGGCCCGGCGCTGGGCGATCACGTTCCTGACGGCAGCGATGAGCGCACCACCGACGGGGACCTGA
- a CDS encoding ketopantoate reductase family protein gives MKMLVYGAGVLGSLFTARLHEAGHDVSLLARGERLAALRRHGVQLAEGGSPAVRRVTVPVVEHPAGEYDLTAVFVRTHQVDAVLESLAGLEGDVLFLHNWAGGAEPLGAVIGHERVLLGFGMAGGTMDGDVVRYRATNFMTRRVAMPIGEPDGRTTPRLERIVRTFRTTGINAKAEPRMDAWLKTHAAFEVPLGQAVHTAGGPVALADDPDAVRGMLRLMRQNLAAMPTPPVPRGFAALRTLPEGLLVATLRRFLRSQTAVHSGLSDASPATAAELARLAEQIRAYTKR, from the coding sequence ATGAAAATGCTCGTATACGGCGCCGGGGTTCTCGGCAGCCTGTTCACCGCCCGCCTGCATGAGGCCGGGCACGACGTCTCGCTCCTCGCCCGGGGCGAGCGCCTGGCCGCCCTGCGCCGGCACGGCGTGCAGCTCGCCGAGGGAGGCAGTCCGGCCGTCAGGCGGGTAACGGTGCCGGTGGTCGAGCACCCGGCCGGCGAGTACGACCTGACCGCGGTCTTCGTCCGCACCCATCAGGTGGACGCGGTGCTGGAGTCACTCGCCGGCCTCGAAGGCGACGTGCTGTTCCTGCACAACTGGGCGGGCGGCGCGGAGCCGCTGGGCGCGGTGATCGGCCACGAGCGGGTGCTGCTCGGCTTCGGCATGGCCGGCGGCACGATGGACGGCGACGTGGTCCGCTATCGCGCGACCAACTTCATGACCCGCCGGGTTGCGATGCCGATCGGCGAACCCGACGGCCGGACCACTCCGCGACTCGAACGGATCGTGCGGACGTTCCGCACCACCGGGATCAACGCCAAGGCCGAGCCGAGGATGGATGCCTGGCTCAAGACGCACGCCGCGTTCGAGGTCCCGCTCGGGCAGGCGGTGCACACGGCGGGCGGCCCGGTAGCGCTGGCCGACGATCCGGACGCGGTCCGCGGCATGCTCCGCCTCATGCGGCAGAACCTGGCCGCCATGCCGACGCCGCCGGTCCCTCGCGGGTTCGCTGCCTTGCGGACCCTGCCGGAAGGACTGCTCGTGGCCACACTGCGGCGCTTCCTGCGAAGCCAGACGGCCGTACACAGCGGACTCAGCGACGCCTCGCCCGCGACAGCGGCCGAACTCGCGCGGCTGGCCGAACAGATCCGCGCCTATACGAAACGCTGA
- a CDS encoding cytochrome P450: MNTPPGSHSSIELPSFPGLRSSVCPFDPPAEYTRWRLDTGLPRVVTSHGRTAWAVTRYEDARLALGDPRISADVRRYPVMAPSAQDAEMPPAFPRQDDPDHARTRRMLTGEFTVKRMEAMRPQLRDLIDRVLEEMIAEGRQPTDLVRAYALPVPSLAISLLLGVPYENHAFFQEHAATLARLDAKEDERTAARRELFDFIVALVKHKEREPGDDLISRLLVERVATEELSHEEVAMIAQILLHAGHETTANMIGLGTLALLCNPHQAARIRDTDDPGVVAGAVEELLRYLTIAQDMVWRVAVEDLTIGGQLVRAGDLLTISLPAANRDGFFRNPDDLDIGRNARGHLAFGHGIHQCLGQSLARVELQEAFPALLRALPDLRLAVPLEEVEFRHDMATFGVHELPVRW; this comes from the coding sequence ATGAACACTCCGCCCGGAAGTCACAGCAGCATCGAACTCCCCTCCTTCCCCGGACTGCGCTCGTCCGTCTGCCCTTTCGATCCGCCGGCCGAGTACACGCGGTGGCGTCTCGACACGGGGTTACCGCGCGTGGTGACGTCGCACGGCAGGACCGCCTGGGCGGTGACCCGCTACGAGGACGCCAGACTGGCGCTGGGCGATCCGCGGATCAGCGCGGACGTCCGCCGGTATCCCGTGATGGCGCCCAGCGCCCAGGACGCCGAAATGCCGCCGGCGTTCCCGCGCCAGGACGATCCCGACCACGCCCGCACCCGACGGATGCTCACCGGTGAGTTCACGGTCAAGCGCATGGAAGCGATGCGGCCGCAGCTTCGCGATCTGATCGACCGCGTTCTCGAAGAGATGATCGCCGAGGGGCGCCAGCCGACCGACCTCGTGCGCGCCTACGCGCTGCCCGTACCCTCGTTGGCGATCTCACTGCTGCTCGGAGTGCCGTACGAGAACCACGCGTTCTTCCAGGAGCACGCCGCCACCCTCGCTCGTCTCGACGCGAAGGAGGACGAAAGGACGGCCGCGCGGCGGGAACTCTTCGACTTCATCGTGGCGCTGGTGAAGCACAAGGAGCGCGAACCGGGCGACGACCTCATCAGCCGGCTGCTCGTGGAACGCGTCGCCACCGAAGAGCTGAGCCACGAGGAAGTGGCCATGATCGCCCAGATTCTGCTGCACGCCGGGCACGAGACCACGGCCAACATGATCGGTCTGGGCACCCTGGCCCTGCTGTGCAACCCCCACCAGGCCGCCCGGATCCGCGACACCGACGACCCGGGTGTGGTCGCGGGCGCCGTCGAAGAACTCCTGCGCTATCTGACCATCGCCCAGGACATGGTGTGGCGGGTGGCTGTCGAGGACCTCACCATCGGAGGCCAACTCGTGCGAGCCGGGGACCTGTTGACCATCAGTCTTCCCGCCGCCAACCGGGACGGCTTCTTCCGAAACCCCGACGACCTCGATATCGGCCGCAACGCCCGCGGCCACCTCGCCTTCGGCCATGGCATCCACCAGTGCCTCGGTCAGTCCCTGGCCCGCGTCGAACTGCAGGAGGCCTTCCCCGCACTCCTGCGGGCGCTGCCGGACCTTCGCCTGGCGGTCCCGCTCGAAGAGGTCGAATTCCGGCACGACATGGCCACCTTCGGGGTCCACGAACTACCCGTCCGCTGGTGA
- a CDS encoding MFS transporter — translation MSPSNPALAGTAKPAHLRTNTLVAVLAFAGITDALTQALVFPIVPRLPQYLNAPASDTAWTVTVILLCGAVSTPVMGRLGDMYGKRRILLVNMGLLVAGSVICALSDSLTPMIIGRALQGLANGIIPLGVSILREETPAVRLPMATAVMLGSLGVGAAVGLPTAALIADKVDWHLLFWIGGALAAVATLFVVRYVPESKVRTGGRVDITGTVGLATGLACLLLAVSKGEDWGWGDGTTLALFAAASIVLPLWGWFELRAPHPLVDLHTAARPEVLFTNLAAVAIGFTLLAMQLVLPQVLQLPKATGYGLGTGLVVTGLVLAPQGLMLMAASPLSARVTRTKGPKFTLMLGSTIIGLGYLLSMVMMSEVWQLIVASCVVSVGTGLAYAALPTLIMGAVPLSETAAATSLNTLMRAIGNTVASAVAGMVIAHMTIGFHGVELPSENGLRAVLAIGVAAATASFAIAALIPRSWAANASPSPRSVVETAVGGPTPDGA, via the coding sequence ATGTCCCCCTCGAACCCCGCGCTCGCCGGCACGGCGAAGCCCGCCCACTTACGCACAAACACCCTGGTGGCGGTGCTCGCCTTCGCCGGGATCACGGACGCCCTGACGCAGGCCCTGGTCTTCCCGATCGTCCCTCGCCTCCCGCAGTACCTGAACGCCCCCGCGTCGGACACCGCCTGGACCGTCACGGTGATCCTGCTGTGCGGTGCCGTCTCCACACCGGTGATGGGGCGGCTCGGCGACATGTACGGCAAGCGCCGCATACTCCTGGTCAACATGGGGCTGCTCGTGGCGGGTTCGGTGATCTGCGCCCTCAGCGACTCCCTCACCCCGATGATCATCGGTCGCGCGCTGCAGGGCCTGGCGAACGGGATCATCCCCCTCGGCGTCAGCATCCTCCGCGAGGAGACACCTGCCGTGCGCCTCCCCATGGCGACCGCCGTGATGCTCGGCTCTCTCGGGGTGGGCGCCGCCGTGGGGCTACCCACCGCCGCGCTCATCGCCGACAAGGTCGACTGGCACCTGCTGTTCTGGATCGGCGGCGCCCTCGCGGCCGTCGCAACCCTGTTCGTCGTCCGGTACGTACCCGAATCGAAGGTACGCACGGGCGGACGCGTCGACATCACCGGCACGGTCGGCCTGGCAACCGGCCTGGCATGCCTGCTCCTCGCGGTCTCCAAGGGCGAGGACTGGGGCTGGGGCGACGGCACCACGCTCGCGCTGTTCGCCGCGGCCTCGATCGTCCTGCCGCTGTGGGGCTGGTTCGAACTCCGCGCCCCGCACCCCCTGGTGGATCTGCACACCGCCGCACGCCCCGAGGTGCTGTTCACCAACCTCGCGGCGGTTGCGATCGGTTTCACGCTCCTGGCCATGCAGTTGGTCCTGCCGCAGGTCCTCCAGCTTCCGAAGGCAACCGGCTACGGGCTCGGCACCGGCCTGGTCGTCACGGGCCTGGTCCTGGCCCCACAGGGACTGATGCTGATGGCCGCCTCCCCGCTCTCCGCCCGCGTCACCAGGACCAAGGGGCCGAAGTTCACCCTCATGCTCGGCTCCACGATCATCGGGCTCGGCTACCTGCTCTCCATGGTGATGATGTCCGAGGTCTGGCAGCTCATCGTCGCCTCCTGCGTCGTCAGCGTCGGAACCGGTCTCGCCTACGCCGCCCTCCCCACGCTCATCATGGGCGCGGTGCCCCTGTCGGAGACCGCCGCCGCGACCAGTCTCAACACGTTGATGCGGGCGATCGGCAACACGGTCGCCAGCGCCGTTGCAGGCATGGTCATCGCCCACATGACCATCGGCTTCCATGGTGTCGAACTGCCCTCGGAGAACGGGCTGCGGGCCGTGCTGGCCATAGGTGTCGCCGCCGCGACCGCGTCCTTCGCCATAGCGGCCCTCATTCCACGCTCATGGGCGGCCAACGCCAGCCCGTCCCCTCGGTCCGTCGTGGAGACAGCCGTGGGAGGGCCGACCCCCGACGGCGCCTGA
- a CDS encoding 2-keto-3-deoxygluconate permease has protein sequence MQIPIKATLDRIPGGTMVVPLFVGAVGHTVWPSAGGFFGSFTGGLLSGAVPLSAAFFVCLGTTLEFRSTGQILIKGGSLLGAKILSALILGVVAARFLGEGEISSGAFAGLSVLALVASMNDTNGTMFVTLMHQFGRPKDAAAYGVMSIESGPFFTMLTLGAAGLAAFPWQAMLGAVLPLIVGAILGNIDRGMRDWLSPVCGGLVPLIAFALGSTIDLGAVWKAGVLGIGLGVFVFLWTGLFLFSVDRLTGGTGVAGIAAATTAGSAIVVPAIVAEVNPAYREAAASATVLVAASVVVTAILAPLGTAFVAARTAKPLAGQDAHALSEPTRADGDPVADDAERNDGITPTHEQTRAGDRGTRRP, from the coding sequence ATGCAGATACCCATCAAGGCCACGCTCGACCGGATACCAGGCGGCACCATGGTGGTCCCGCTGTTCGTCGGCGCCGTCGGCCATACCGTCTGGCCCTCGGCCGGCGGCTTCTTCGGCTCCTTCACCGGCGGTCTGCTCTCCGGGGCCGTTCCGCTCTCCGCGGCCTTCTTCGTGTGCCTGGGTACCACGTTGGAGTTCAGATCCACCGGTCAGATCCTGATCAAGGGCGGGTCTCTGCTGGGGGCGAAGATCCTCAGCGCCCTGATTCTCGGCGTGGTGGCGGCCAGGTTCCTGGGGGAAGGCGAGATCTCATCAGGCGCCTTCGCCGGGTTGTCGGTGCTCGCTCTGGTCGCGTCGATGAACGACACGAACGGCACCATGTTCGTCACGCTGATGCACCAGTTCGGCCGGCCCAAGGACGCTGCCGCCTACGGCGTGATGTCCATCGAGTCCGGTCCGTTCTTCACCATGCTCACCCTGGGCGCGGCGGGACTCGCCGCCTTCCCGTGGCAGGCCATGCTGGGTGCGGTGCTGCCGTTGATCGTCGGAGCGATCCTGGGCAACATCGACCGCGGCATGCGTGACTGGCTCTCACCTGTCTGCGGCGGTCTGGTCCCGCTGATCGCTTTCGCGCTGGGCAGCACGATCGACCTGGGTGCCGTCTGGAAGGCCGGTGTCCTCGGTATCGGTCTCGGCGTGTTCGTGTTCCTGTGGACGGGCCTGTTCCTCTTCTCGGTCGACCGGCTCACGGGCGGAACCGGTGTCGCCGGGATCGCGGCGGCGACGACGGCGGGCAGCGCCATCGTGGTGCCCGCGATCGTCGCCGAGGTCAATCCGGCCTACCGGGAAGCCGCCGCCTCCGCCACGGTGCTGGTCGCCGCCTCTGTCGTGGTCACCGCGATCCTCGCGCCCCTGGGCACCGCGTTCGTCGCGGCGCGCACGGCGAAACCGTTGGCCGGACAGGACGCGCACGCCCTGTCCGAGCCGACCCGTGCCGACGGCGATCCGGTCGCCGATGACGCGGAACGGAACGACGGGATCACTCCGACGCACGAGCAGACCCGGGCCGGGGACCGCGGCACCCGGCGGCCCTGA